From a region of the Lactuca sativa cultivar Salinas chromosome 4, Lsat_Salinas_v11, whole genome shotgun sequence genome:
- the LOC111895978 gene encoding uncharacterized protein LOC111895978 produces the protein MEAEKNMKKIVSIQTILPRKKKNTNDDNRLLITVNVVGSSGPLRLVVNEDDKVSTVMDSSLKLYARSGRLPILGSDFNDFMLYALTEGSALNPSEEIGSFRGRNFVLCQKKNNQIVKDCESADIVVDAANGRRLETVVVVV, from the exons ATGGAAGCTGAaaagaacatgaagaaaattGTTTCGATACAAACGATTTTACCTAGAAAGAAGAAGAATACGAATGATGATAACCGGCTTTTGATCACTGTGAATGTGGTTGGGAGTTCTGGGCCATTAAGACTTGTGGTGAACGAAGATGATAAAGTGTCGACTGTTATGGATTCGTCGTTGAAGTTGTATGCTCGTAGTGGGCGCCTTCCAATTCTTGGATCAGATTTCAACGATTTTATGCTTTATGCATTGACCGAAGGATCAG CATTGAATCCTAGTGAAGAAATAGGATCATTTCGAGGGAGAAATTTCGTGTTATGTCAAAAGAAGAACAATCAA ATAGTTAAAGACTGTGAATCCGCAGAT ATCGTGGTTGATGCTGCAAACGGTAGACGGCTAGAGACGGTGGTTGTGGTGGTGTAG